The Paroedura picta isolate Pp20150507F chromosome 2, Ppicta_v3.0, whole genome shotgun sequence sequence TGGAAAATTGGAATAGCCACCTTCTACTGAGTAGGACAATCCCTCTAGCACAACACCCCAGTAGACTTTTCTAGGCTTGCTCACTGGGGATCCTTCCTGTAGCCCAAGAGACGAGGGACTGAACACAGGGACTTTTGACATGCAAAGCATGGGTTCTACTTTGATGGTCCTTATCCTTCTGAACCATTTCAATAAGAAAAAATGAGGCATGCCAccctttcattttttattttacaacCAAATCAGTGCTTCGTCAGGGTGACTTTAAAGAGACCTGCATGTCATTTCACGAAGTTAAAGAAGGGTAGGATTGTGCATGATCAAACGTTGTGACAGAGGTGACTGCATTTATCTTGGGTAGggtcttaaaaataaaagctgtgtgCTTGTATTGGGTGTGAAGTTTACATTTGTGGTAGTGCCATCAAACATGACTCAACAGTTCACTGACCTAAAGTTATACACTCCCTACACTGAAAGTACTTCTGTGTAGGAATTACAGGTTAACATAGGTGTAAATCTTCATATGGCAATCCCGTGTGAGTGATTCATTTTGTGCTTGGAATACAGACATGCAACTGGCTGTAGCTTCCATCATAGAGCACCCACTTGTAGGATCGTCATGGGCCATGATGATTCTCTGTATCCTTACCATAACTAAAAGCTGGTATTACAGAACTGGAGAGATAAATGCTCATCTCCAGTAGATCCATGAATTGAGGACCTTCCAGTTTTATCCACATTTGAATAAATGCCATATAAATGCCAATCCCTAATCGACTTGTTTTCAACAGTTTGGAAATCTCTTACAGAAAGGTATGTGTGCCACCACTGTTATACTTTTGTTTCTACTTTAtgtatactttttaaaagaaaatttaaaaaggggAGTTGCTGAGTTTtgagcattcccccacccccatttcctgcTCTTCTTTTCTGTGATCAGGGCTCcatggaaaatgttcttaggacaGCAGTGTTAATGGACTAAGGCGCCTTCAGTGGCCCACTGGTTCCAGCCTCTAGTGCCAACTGTAATAATAGGTTATTCCTGAAATAAGTTATGCCGGCAACTGTGGAAAAAGCAGTCCCTATTATTTTGTTTACACAGAAATAAATTCTGAACTGGAGTTCCCCACCAGAACAGACGTTCCTACTCTAGGACATTgcaagaaaactttaaatggtgtGCAGTCTGATCTACAAATGGAACGGCTCATCTTTTAGCAATGGACATTTCCTCTATTTCAGAGGGATGAAAACTGCATATTTCTTGCAATTGCATCTGAATGGAAGATAATATAACACTATTTTTCATAGAAATGAGAAACAGCAAGCTGTATAAAATCAAAACAGCAACCTTCATTTTCCACAGAAGAAAAACAGCAGTAGGAGCAAAAGGTTAAAATTTTACTGAGAGCTGaaacaatgaaaataaatgaagaatGGAGTCACGgaataaaagaaaaaagtgaaACTTGTTTCAAATATATAATAGGGAAGCATGCTTCACATAGTTTATTACCTTTAGAACTAGCCATCAGTCAGGTCTTACTCTGGACTGGGACCCCCAGAATCTCTTTTCAGCCTCACTCCTGGACCACGGGGAACAGGCACTCATCAAAAGTAGAGCCCTTGAATATACACAGGGTCATGGAAAGGCTAGAAAGAACAGCCACAAACACACCCACAGAGCCTGGCCACAGAAACATGCCAGGTGAGCCAATGTGGGGAATGAGTTCCACAGAGTGAGGGGCCAGAACAGATAGAGTGCCTCTGGCACGAAATCTTATCTCTGAAACTGAGAGCATGGAGAAATGAATAACATCTGGGCAGGttcagacaaaaaacaaaaagaggaagaCATGATGACACGAACGGATTATGCACAGCGGCTGCCACACCTGGCCACCTGCCATTTCttgcagcagggcagcatgccccaccacatcccgtgtatgcatgggggatgaAATCCCCTGGCATACATGGTCCGCCCTGGAGCTGGAAGATTCCACCACATGTGGGTGATACGGGGTGCAAGGTTCCCACCGCATGATGGTGgaatagtggcatgctgctatcctatcattatggggtgtgtgtgtagaaatgccccattcagctccacagtaccgcaaagccaaatggggtgtttagtgtccctgcagggacactgtagatgCGGGGGGAGGAACCAGGCCTGGATGGCCTAACTCTTTCTATATGCATGAGCCTGGCTGCAGCAATaatgggaatgctgaaaaatcaggccatctagtctaatcttctactcaatgcaggatttatctaaagcagtggtccccaacctttttatcactagggaccggccaacacttgacaattttactgaggcccgggggggggggcagtcttttaccaagggacgttgctgcctgagcctctgctccacttgctttcccgccagtgctcctgacttcccaccgcccgctggggggtgctgccagcagcagctgcacagtgtcatgccaagggggagccccagccatggtgcccgctggagaacaccaaaagggagccggtggcagagtggcagggcagcccccgaagcagcagctggggaggaggataaggaggagccatggcccagtaccaactgatccacggaccagtacccgtccccggactgggggttggggaccactggtctaaaacatccaggataagtatccgtccatccgctgcttgaagatggtcattggggggagctcaccacctccttaggcagtggaTTCCACAGCTGAACCTCTCAGACTGTGAACAGttttgcctgatatctagccaatattgttctccacatagtaagcccattactgtgggaagcccattactgcgggttCTATCTTCTGTCCCAAcatgaacctttccctgcctgcctccaagtgacaacctttcaaatacttaaagatgacaatcatatcccctctcaacctccccatCTTCAcattgaacattcccaagtccttcagcctttcctcataggacttggtccccaggccctggttAATTCTTGTTGGTCTCCTCTGAACCcgctcagttttgtccacatcttttttgaagtgaagcctttACTGTGAGTGAAgctcacagtactccaggtggggtctggtatacagtgggactatgacatcttgtaattttgatgtgatgtgatACAggtcaagactgcatttgccttctttactgccatatCACacttgtctgctcatatttatctTACAGCACACAAgttcatgttcacacacactgctgcccagaaatgtatctcccatccaggatGCTTGTTTCTTATTTTGGTGACCCAGATGTATACCTCTATActtttccttattgaattgcatattgttctcagTTGCTCagatttccagcatgttcagatctcattgaactctatatcttctaggatgttcactactcctcccaatttggtgtcatcatcTGTGAATTTAATAAGGAGTCCGCTTACCCCTTCATCcaaatcactgataaaaatgtagaaaagTCCCGGACCCAGtgccaagccctgtggcactccactgctcacctccctccaatctgatcaaacaccattgacaactcgtATTTGGCTACGGATTTCTAGCcagtttcctatccacctaactatatgggggggggggggaatcttctgaGCCACTCAGTTACTCTCATCTCTTCAAGATTGTTTTATCTCCaagagaagggaagaagggaagaagaaagggaaagacaaGAACAGGTTAGCCATGGAAAATTACCGCTTTGTGTTTCTCTTGCATTCTCCTGAAAAGGAAGACAGAGCATGCTCCTAAACAAAGTGAACTTGTCTCTGTTTCTTAAATCAAATTTCAGAACAAATTCTCGCCCTTTTCTGAGGAGGCTGAGGGGACTGAAGAGTCCAAATATGCAAAGGAGTTTGCTTATAAGGAGGCACTGCAAGATCAAACTAAATCCATCCCAAGAATGTTAAGCAATATGAATTAAACTTCAGAGGTTACTCCTCTTTCCTCAAAGGACCATCTTCCTTTGTTTGACAGTGATAGTGACACTGATATACTTACTTTGATGGCCTTACCATCATTTCTGATAGCAGAAACTCTCCAAAAGTTTTTGGAGTTATTTCAAATGACCATGTTAATCATGagaccagaggcacctttaagaccaacaaagttttatttgagatgTAAGctagacacaatgaaatgggcaTTTTCCAGTCAGCACATATATAGGCAGAGTTTAAGTAATAAATTACTAAACAGAGACAGGAATAACAGGCTAAATATATaaagttatcatttgtttgggttcaactctggggaAAACACATGATAAAAAAGaaatatgtcaagattggagattAATGAACAGATGCATAGAATAGAGAATAATTAAATGTCACTAAATTCCAATGATACTAATCAtaaacaaatccttgctggccaaggctcatcgTACATGGTAGTAACCAGAGTGCAGAGAGGTAAGTGCTGGATCCACCCAAACCAAGCCACATGTACTGTAAATGTCTCGGGCTCCAGCTGTCATTATTCACTGTTGTTAGACCTTCACAAGGTTTTAAAATGTCCGTTTCTCCCTTCAATGGTGGGATTATAAACCAGGCCAGTGTGTATTAAGGAACAcagcctatttttttttttttttagaaaagaacagaacagaagaaTGTCTTCCCAGAGATATTGATTTAAAATTCTTTGAAAAACTCCTGGGTTTTAGAGATAACTTCATTCCTTTAATTCATCACAAGTTCCTGTGTTGATTTTAACATATCAGAAACCATTAATCTCTCATGAGATTTCCCCCAAACATTCTTTTATTCTTAAATCTCCaatactactccccccccccaactagctATGCCTCTAGAAATTGGGCAAAAACATTTTTTACTCCCAAAAGACAATGGGAATCGCGCAAGAAAGCTATGATAAAACTCAAATTGAATTTTATTCTACTAGTCAAAATCTGAGTTCTTGATTAATCAAAAGGGCTGATCCCAAAAGGGGTGAGAAAGATTTCAATCCTGGCCATGAGCTATTGGATGCTCCAGCCAACAAACCCTATGTCAAAGATGTGGTGCTATCTTGCTGAACCAGAAGAACATGAAATACCCATCCAGGCAGTCTTCACTGTCATTCTGCAGCAATTCACTTTCTACCTAACCaactttcctttctctttctacagatttttttaaaaaacaaaagattgCCTAAGCATCAGTACAGCCGGAACTCAACATGGAGGTCCACTATCATCATCCTAATGGTTCCTGCTTGAATAGCTCAGCTCCAGTTTtcaagggcctggatctcctctttGAACTGAAGCCCCTCTTCATCCCTCTCTATGCCATCCTGGTGACTGTGGCCTGCACAGGGAatttcctcctcatccttcttatTGGATTCACCAGAAAGCTACATTGCACCACTAATTTCCTCATTGGGAACTTGGCATCAGCTGACTTGATTATGTGCATATTCTGTGTCCCACTGACTGCCTCTTATGCTTTTGAGGTTCGCGGGTGGCTCTTTGGGATGTTCATGTGCTACTTTGTCACCCTCATGCAAGTGACTACTGTGTTTGTTTCTGTCCTGTCCCTCACAGCTATTGCTGTGGAccgttatattgttgttgtgtATCCTATTCGCAAGAGGATACGATGCAGATCCTGTGTCTACATTGTGGCCTTCATGTGGCTGCTTTCCTTCGGATTATCTATACCCACATTTATGCGTACTCATTATTTGGATCTCAACAGCATTGGTCATGATATGATTATCTGCGAGGAATTCTGGACGCACCAGGAGACTGAGAGGCTGATGTACTCTTGCCTGATGCTCCTCTTGTCATACATGCTCCCACTTTCTGCTGTTTCTATCTCTTACTGGGCCATTTCACACCACCTTCAGAACAGAAGTGTCCCAGGAGCTGCATACCTCAACAAAGATAAGTGGATCAAAAAAAAGCAGAAGACTTCTCGGATCCTGGTCATCTCAGTCATGTGTTTTGCTGTTTGCTGGCTACCTCTTCAGATGGTTAACCTTATCAGAGATATTGACGAAGATTTTACAATCCTAGACAAGAAGTATGTGAATGTCATTCAAGTGTCTTGCCATATGATTGCAATGAGTTCTGCATGCTTCAATCCATTCATCTATGCCTCCCTCCATGACAAGTTCCGACTCCACATTAGAAACTTTTATCACAAGAAGAAATCCAGCATCATATCCCGCAAGACTTCCCGGTTCAATACTTGCTCAACTTTAGCAGATATTCCTATGGGGGTAACAGAGAAAATTGCGCTGCAAGGAAAGTTTCCTTTTAATGCAAATGCAGAAACTGTACAAATATGAACACATCTAATCTATCATTGCAGAACATAGGCTGGACATTtccttgagtccaatggcacacgtaagaccaacaaagatttattcaaggcgtgaataaaggtgccattggactcaaattttgtagtgctacttcagaccaacacggctacctacctgaatttcCTTTTGGTGTCTATTTCATAAATAATATAACACACACCCTACAACTATAGAGCCACAAAGTTTAAAagcatttgctttttaaaaagtgcacacAAATGCCCAGATCTGTAAAAGTGGCATTACAAAATGGGAGACAGAGAATGAATCAGAAAAAACAAAAGCAGATGAGATTTCTGGTTGACAAAGCAAATATCATGAGAAATAcacctgttattgttgttgttgttaggtgcgaagtcgtgtccgacccatcgcaaccc is a genomic window containing:
- the LOC143828942 gene encoding prolactin-releasing peptide receptor-like gives rise to the protein MEVHYHHPNGSCLNSSAPVFKGLDLLFELKPLFIPLYAILVTVACTGNFLLILLIGFTRKLHCTTNFLIGNLASADLIMCIFCVPLTASYAFEVRGWLFGMFMCYFVTLMQVTTVFVSVLSLTAIAVDRYIVVVYPIRKRIRCRSCVYIVAFMWLLSFGLSIPTFMRTHYLDLNSIGHDMIICEEFWTHQETERLMYSCLMLLLSYMLPLSAVSISYWAISHHLQNRSVPGAAYLNKDKWIKKKQKTSRILVISVMCFAVCWLPLQMVNLIRDIDEDFTILDKKYVNVIQVSCHMIAMSSACFNPFIYASLHDKFRLHIRNFYHKKKSSIISRKTSRFNTCSTLADIPMGVTEKIALQGKFPFNANAETVQI